CCACAGAGATGCAGCTTGTCAATAGTGATTATACGTGACAGGATGCAATTtcaaactgagtgtgtgtgtgttcagtcgtCATCACGTAGGTGTTTGCAGCCTGAAACAGAAGAACAGTTTCAGTAATTAACACGTGTACTtcacgttttgttttttctgcttcagtCGTGGACGGAAAGAGCCAAAGGGCAAACCGGAGACGATGCCACGGAtctgaagaagaggaaaagaggaggagcaggaggaggaggaggaggaggagaggaggaagacggacggacagacgcTGATGAAAACAgtgccaagaagaagaaatctttGGATCCTTCCTCGAAGCTTTCTGCGTTTGCGTTTaacaaaagctgaaatgttttaaatgttttcatgtcgtcggtctgtttctgtttttttacatttgtaacatgtaaaaaaaaaaaacttcactgtattttatcaataaataaataaataaataaatgttagttCAGATTTGagtctttcttttctgttttgtggcGACCGCACAgttacagatttttatttttattgtcaacaaaaataaaacaccaaaaccaacaacgtGGCTCCAACTGAAGATTAAAAAAGGTTCAGTACTCTTCTGGGATCGGGTCGATGCCcggctcctccagctcctgaaTGTGTGAACGGGTGAATGAGACGTAGTGTCACCCCCAAATTCCACTGGACGCGTCTGCGCAGCGTTGCGTGTGTTCGTTTTATTTCTAGAAATTCCTTGAAGAGAGGTCcttaattattttattagtcgatcacattaaagaaacatctgGTGACATTCTAGATGTTTTTCttgatgaatattaaatattttcaactaaacctaaaaagaaaaatccttcatttcatttctagaAATTCCTTGAAGAGAATTCCTGAggctgaaaacaagaaaactttgattctaattttaaaatgacGTTTTTATGCTGCAcagtatttatgtttatatatctaacagactgagctaacatgagctaacagcagctaacaaactgagctaacatgagctaacaaactgagctaacatgagctaacagcagctaacagactgagctaacatgagctaacagcagctaacaaactgagctaacatgagctaacaaactgagctaacatgagctaacaaactgagctaacatgagctaacagcagctaactagCTAAACCTGCgctgctaacagcagctaatcaaaagagctaacagcagctaaacagcaTAACTGATGCttcaacatgagctaacaagcaATATAAACAGAACTTGAttgctaaacagcagctaacagactaggctaacaatgagctaacagcagctagccAAACTTGAGCAACACATTGCTAAAGCAgtaccaaactgagctaaacatgatTAAACCGCAGACTACACAAAACTGAGGCTAACAGGGGACGTTACGACACCGCAGcataacaaactgagctaactgagtTAACCAGCAGCTAACCCAAACTGATGTGCATCcccgagctaacagcagtaaacCAAAATGCCGTAAAAAGCACGCTAACAAACTGATGACTACCCCACATCCCTGACTGCTAACCGCACTAAAAACGAATCGCTAACAACATGATAGcaatgagctaacatgagtaacagcagctaacaacacTGAGCAATAAAagcctaacagcagctaaaccaACACTGAgcttaacatgagctaaaaaaTGAAGTAACACAACTAGGAGCTAACAGCAAaagctaacaaaactgagctaaacaacctTCGACCTACACTATGTATTAGTTACAACTACCAACTGAAGAACAGAGCGAACAAAGAGCCTAACAGCAAGTCTAACAAACGTGAtggctaacatgaagctaacaaactgagctaacattgagctaactAGTCAGACTAACcgaaaaactgagctaacattaaagCAAAcaggcagctaacaaactgagctataCATGAGCTACCAGACGAGCTCACATGGGAACATTAGCTATCACAAAACGAAGTAACATGAGCTCACtaggcagctaacaaactgaacactcGCTACAGTAACATGACCGTCGCGCCCCCCCCCCGTTACACCCCACGCAAGACtaaccgactgagctaacagcagctaacagactgaggtgCTAACAAACTGATCCGCCTAACCATTCGCAAAGGACTACCCAGCAGCTAACCGACTGGCTAACACTGAGCATAAAGCCCGACTAACAGGATGAGTTAAACATGATGCGCTCAACATAcgaacaaaactgagctaaaactgagctaacatgacgctaacagcaagctaaccAACTGAgtctaacatgagctaacagcagctaacaaaaatTGAGCAACACAAGCTAACAGCAGTAACACAACTGGCAACATTGACGCACAGGGGGACGGAGCTACACATGAgctcacaaactgagctacaaCATGACGTGCCTAACTACCGCAGGCTAAACAGATCGACAGCTATACAGCAGCTAACCGGAGCTGAACTGCTAACAAACTTGATCTagcaactgagctaacagcagctaacagcactGATAGCTAACATGACAGCTACCAGCAGTTAATCAGACCTGAGTTAACATGACTAACATTACGCTAACAACACTGACACTTGCTAACCATGTAAGCCTACATATACGCAGCAAACCATAACAGACTCGATGAGCTACCACGCACTAGCTAACACCAGCCAGACACTACGATAACAGACTGATCGCTAACATGAGTACAGCCAGCTCACCAAACCTACGCAGAcgctaaacagcagctaacagactgagcctaAAGCAGCTcaacaggactgagctaacatgagctaacaggctCAGCTAACCGACTGATGGCTAACACGCGCTATAACAGTCACGCCACAGACCTGAGCTAGTGGGAGGGGAGATAACAAGCCAGATAACAGACTGAGTAacaaacatgaagctaacatgagctagaccagcagctaacagaactgAGTAACACATGAGTCTTAACAGAAGCTAAAGAACTGATTAAACATGAGCTACACATTAGCtatacaaactgagctaacatgagcgctaacagcagctaaacgaCTGCGCTAAAccactgagctacagcagctctaACAGGACTGACGCCTAACACATgagactaacagcagctaacaaaagaAGTAACCGCCCGCTAACAGTGACctagctaacagcaactaacaagactgagctaaacatgactAAAAAGCAGCCTAAAGTGTCAAGCCAGTTTACTTCACTTGCCCATCACTAAAACTCTTAAAATCAAAGAGAGTTGCAAAGGCGGACGCAGCCGGCACCACAAACACCGCGATCTCGaggaacatcagagggaaaaccagaacaTTTCCTCCACTTAAAAATATGATCCCGTTTCACCAGGAATCAGTTGAAAATAGTGCTGCTACCACTCCTGTTCGTGAATTAAAGGCCGTAAGCGTTTCACTTAccttctcccgacccggagccccAAGTAACATAGGTGAGACCAGAGTACGAATGCCCGATGACACCCGTTAAGGATGGAAACCAGGCAGTGTAGCTTGCTGTAGCCTTTAAAGTTTTACACTGTTAGTCTTCAGCCTCAATCTGCATGGGCCCCGCCCCCCGTGGAGCCTCGTCAGCCCAAGGAGCTCTCGCTGGGATTATACTCCCTGTTATAAAACGCAGAGGCGCCCAAGAGGCCGTGCATGGAGCAGACTGACCAAGGCCGAGGTGATGGAGCCTCCTCAAACACACGCAGTTCAGCCCCGGATGAGAAGACGGACGGCGGGGACAGCAGATCCTGTGCTCTTCAACGGACATTTGACGGGCCGGTTTGACAGCGGGCCCTGCGTGCGGCGCAGCGCCGAGGCACCGGCCACCGGCACAGTGCGCCGCAGCGATCCGCAGCCTCCGGGAGCGGAAGTCGACCCGCACCGGCCGGCGGCCAGCTCGGTGATGGAGAGCTGGAGGGAGGAGCGCACCAGGAGCGTGGAGGACAACGAGATGAGCCTGCCGGCCATAGCCGCGGCTTACACCACCATCCTGCGGGGGCTCGGGGAGGACCCTCAGCGGCAGGGGCTCCTCAAAACCCCCTGGAGAGCCGCCACTGCCATGCAGTTCTTCACCAAGGGATACCAGGAGACCATCATCGGTGAGTGCAAATCCACAAAGCCGCTCAGAGGCTCAACAGGTGGCAGGTGAGACAGGAACCAgctgagaggagacagacacacacacacacacacacacacacacacacacacacacttcattagAGTCATCATAACTCATCATAATATTtactttcacttcatttcagagGAAATACACATAACACTGTGTTTATACTTTCATATTTCAACAAGTGGCATGAAGacaaaagtaccacaaacatGTACTTTAGtacaatacttgagtaaatgtactcacaCAGTGTTCAGTCAGTAATAATAAGACagtattataatatttattcaggATCTACATCGTGCTGCATGATGAGTGCTTTCACTTTTCATACTTTaaatacattgtgtgtgtgtgtgtgtgtgtgtgtcataactctgtttttatttgtgtttaatcacctaAAATCAgacttgttatgtttttttttccgtctaaaccttttatatttattcatttatatacatttatattatttatgtgtcTTCTGCGGCGTCTGCAAAAAATAATTTGGCTTTCACtgaagtttctccttcatgctttttttaaaatatgaatattttatcagTATTTAATGAGATCCAAACTCTCTTCTGTGTGTCGAATGTGTCAGTAAATATTCTGGTGGCCTCAGTCTGAGatgaatctgtgtttttattcacatgGTCGATTCGTCATTTATAAACGGTGCAGagcttctttatttttgtggatCTTTGTCACCTCCTGCTCTGGGAAAATTGTTTcactagaaaagaaaaatgatgtaaaaaaaaaaaacagtttagaAAATGAATCATCAGTGGCTCTGACTGTAGCAGACAGGTAATTAGtattttccagtttttttctctgacatttgATGATTTAAACGATGATGAATTCATCGTTAGTTCTTCAAACTTCTTCTGGTCGTAGTTCATGAAAACTTTAGATCTGAACTTTATTATTtgtggcagaggtgaagaggttAAGGCCGTGCGTCCTCTGTTCTCATTGTTTCATTTAGTCAGGTTGGATCGGGCAGACGGTATCAGGCTTGGATTTCTAAGACGAGTCAGTGAAATGAGAAGAATCCACTGAACGTGCCCCGTGTCgatgtttgatgtttgcttCAGTTTGGGCCTTGCTGCTCCAGAGTCACTTCCAGAGGTTTTGCTGAGTCACGCACAGGTGTTGGCGTTATggcggtggaggtggaggtggtggtggtgttgctgCAGCTCGTTGGAGTGGCTGGAGTCTGGGATCTgcccccctctcctctgcctcagaACTCCATCTGGAGGCAGTTTGCGTGTTGTGggggttgttttgtgtgtgacgAGGCTCAGAGAAGGAATGTGGTGCAAAACGTTGAAGCTCCGGGTAAAACGAGAGAGATGACGGTGATTCACGATCGACCTGAGCCGTCTCACCTCTGAGCACCAGGACGGATGGAGACACTGGAGATAAAGATGACGTGTGTTGTTCTTCAGGCGGTGgcggtggtgctggtggtgctcTCTGTCTGCTGATTGGCTCTTACAGGAGACTCCCCTTTGACTTGttggaaagcagaaaacacacagagtttacaaagagacacatgtttgtgtgtttgatgtgtgtgtgtgtgtgtgtgtgtgtgtgtgtgtgtgggtcacaGGTTCAGCTTTCATGGATCTGAAATCCtcttgttgttgtcgtcgtcgtGCACATGACCCACGACACTGTAACGATAATTGAAGTTATGCAGAGATTAGGCAGAAATGCTGAACTTGTGACGTTGCAGCAGCCTCATTAACACGTTCTCATGCTCGCTGCACGTGTTTACCTACTTAAATGTACACAATGTACCGTGTTATCCGTTAATATTTAAACACGTCAACAAAAGTTACATTAGATAacgcctcatttgcatatttaaaggagcaggatgttttttttatttgtgtataattgTCTGAATTTTACAATCTGTATctttttaaagttcattttctgaactaacgtccacttgaggctggctccagaggtgagtcagtctccataagtccccatgtccaaaacAATGACCAACACAGTGACCAACACCTGTTTTGAAggactgacagctgattgtcAGCTGATTGTACGGTTGCCTAGCAACAAACTCACTATATACATTTCCTGGAGACCAACCTTTACTCCTGACCATCGATGCGAACTCCCTTTGTCTTTATTCTGGTGCGTCTCCCACAAAGGGGTAAACGATGTAACAACggtgtagttttttttgtgaaatcaACAGTTCTAATAAAAGTTAccgtatttattacagtaagaTTCTGGGAACCACAGCTTCCCGTTACTGTACGGTAACGGTActttactgtaaacaaacaaacagttttggtttgacagtaaaatgctgtaatgtttcattttcaatttcatgGCAAAGTGTTTCCTTTGATGGAAAAACATTTACTTCAGCAcgaaatcaacagtactaatatccttttaccgtaatattatAAAGAATTAAACTAAACCAatcactgccacacacacacacacacacacacacacacacttgttgtaGTCTTCAGCTTCAGTCAATAAagcctttttaaataaacagaaacacaatttcCTGAGACGGAGCCGGGATGTAAACAACTTGTTATTAATGCTCAAACaccaatatgtgtgtgtgtgtgtgcgtgtgtgcgtttgtgtatGAGATGTTGAAGTGAGTGTGTactgccacacaaacacacacacacacacacacatctggctCTCTGAACAATAAACGAATGTTTATTTAGTCATTCACTTCACTGTTTCCTGCTTCATGCAGACGTGTTAACATGTGACCTCTTCACTCtttgtgcgcacacacacacacacacacacacacacacacacacacacacacacagacacaggaggcAGCACTATTGAACGAGGAGCTGATGATGAGTAACACTGTCATTACCTGACACCAGCCTCGTCTCTCTGTCACCGAGGGCGTCTGACCTCACCAGCTGCCATTTATTTACTTATGGTTGATTTAACATCAGTTTCCTTccttcagggtgtgtgtgtgtgtgtatgtgtgtgtgtgtgtgtgtgtgtgcgccaaaTTAAGGGACCTTAAAGTCAtttcagtttattacaacagCTTCGGTCTGGGTCAGGTATAATGCCGTTTTAATTGGTGAAATTGGGTCAgctgactttgttttcattaaaacagcTGTGAGCGATATTTtctgtaataataatctaatgatgACGTGAAAGGAGTCACTCTTAGTGATGAAGCTGCAGACGATTAACGCCTAAAATGAGTCGCGCTACTAATCAAGAGCAAATATTGGAGCAAATATTGGAGGTACAATTATCACCTGACGATTGTACCTCCAATATTTGCTCTCGATTAGTAGCAGGTGAGGAGACGAGGCTGGTGCCAAATTTTGGAGGTACAACCATCAGGTGACGATCATCAGGTGACGATTGTACCTGCAATATTTGCTCTCGATTAGTAGCACGACTCGAAATGACGATGTTGCAGTGACAGCAACTTTTAGCAGTTATTTGCTCCGGTCAGTTAATGAACTGTTGGTTTCTGCTCTGGTTGAAAACACGGTGAGCAGTCAGAAGATCAGATTTCAAATAAACCTCCAGGATAGTCGGACCCGTTTACTGGAACCTAAAAGGGTTACTAGGCGTTTTCCGTCAGTTAACTCAATGACGACACGGCTGCAAACTTTTGCTTTCACTTTATAACGTCGTGTTTCCtgtggaagtttttttttttttgtagatttgcATCAGTCGACTTGTTGACAACACGGCTGCTTTCACTTTAACTTTCTTCTTGATTTAGAAAACTCTCCAAACTTTCCTAATCCAGGCGCATTAGAGTTTTATTACAGTGTCGACCTGAAGGCAGAGAATCTGAGCTGGTTAAACTACAAATACACTTCAGACAGATGAAATACTCTCAGTGGTAGTCCGACATATCGTCTTTAGCTCTGTTAATCGTTAATTTGGCTCCAGCCAAACCACGAACTGAAACATCTCAACGAGGAGTCTGCTCGTTAGCTGTGGATTGTTGTGGATGGATCAGAGcgaccacactgagcttcaggAACCTGTGGCTGACGTCATGGATACGCTGtcctttctttatactgtcagtggttacTGAATATCCATTAGTCCGTCCACTGTAGTGGTATTTTATTGACCAAATCCTTCAATGTCCCATCgtctttgttcttttcattgtaAACAGATATATTTAGAGAAGAGCAACAGGTCGGAGGTGAAGACCGGGTCGTTTCTGCAGATCTGTACACTTTCCTTCGGTTCCCGTCTCAGTCCACaagctttaaaatgatttaatcttTGTATTTAAATTCTCAAACATTCTTCTGAGTCTGATTTCATTTGATGATCATCTATTCTTAATCCANNNNNNNNNNTAGCGCCCCGCTGTCAGTTCGGCCTTGCTGTGCTCCAGAGTCCTTCCGAGGTTTTGGCTGAGTCACGCACAGGTGTTGGCGTTATGGCGGTGGAGGTGGAGTGGTGTTGCTGCAGCTCTTTGGAGTGGCTGGTCTGGGATCTGCCCCCTCTCCTGCCTCCGAAACTCCATCTGGAGGCAGTTTGCGTGTTGTGGggggttgttttgtgtgtgacgAGGCTCAGAGAGGAATGGGTGCAAAACGTTTGACGCTCCGGGTAAAACGAGAGAGATCGACGGTGATTCACGATGACCTGAGCCGTCTCCCTCTGAGCACCAGGACGGATGGAGACACTGGAGTATAAAGATGACATGCATGGTGTGTTGTTCTTcaggctgtggtggtggtgctctgtctgttgtctgctgATTGGCTCTTACAGGAGACTCCCCTTTGACTTGTtggaaaagcaggaaaaaacacacagagtttacaaagagacaccatgtttgtgtgttgtgtgagtgtgtgtgtgtgtgttgtgtgtgtgtgtgtgtgggtacagGTTCAGCTTTCATGGATCTGAAATCCTCttgttgtcgtcgtcgtcgtgCACATGACCCACGACACTGTAACGATAATTGAAGTTATGCAGCGATTAGGCAGCAGAAATCTGAACTTGTGATTAACACGTTCTCCTGCTCACTGCACGTGTTACCGACTTAAATGTACACAATGTACCGTGTTAcgttaattattatataataatataatacacgTCAACAAAAGTTACATTAGATAacgcctcatttgcatatttaaaggAGCAggatttgtgtatttgtgtatttgtgttataaataatgtctgaatttttacaatctgtatcttttaaagttcattttctgcagttccctctaacgtccacttaggctggctccagcagtgaggcagtctccataagtcccctgttcaaatgtccaacttcacagcagaataaactgtttacagcctggtacaaaaaactgttttggtctctgtagctaatttctcccgttccatgacaactgtactgagtctcGTGAGTCAGCTCGCACAGTGACCAACACCTGTTTAGGACTGACAGGCTGATCGTCAGCGATGTACGGTTGCCTAGCACCAAACTCACTATATACTTCTTCCTGGAGACCAACCTTTACTCCTGACCCATCATTGCCAACTCCTTGTCTTTATTCTGGTGCGTCTCCCACAAAAGGGTAAACGGTGTTGTAACAACGTTACAGTTTTTTCATTGTAAATCTACAGACATGGAACAAACGCTATGAACTTACTGTGAAATCAACAGTTCTAATAAAAGTTATACCGTATTTATACAGTAAGcattctggcaaccacagcgTGCCCGTTACTGTAGGTAACGGTActtatgtaaacaaacaaacagttttggtttgaCAGTAAATGctgtatgtttcattttcaatttcatgGCAAAGTGTTTCCTTTCATGGAAAACATAACTTCAGCAGAaacaacagtactaatatccttttacctCCAATATTATAAAGAATTAAACTAAACCatcactgccacacacacaccacaccacacaccacacacacacacaccacactgttGTAGTCAGTcaataaacctttttaaataacagaaacaccatTTCCTGAGACGGAGCCGGGATGTAAACAACTTGTTATTAATGCTCAAAAcccaatatgtgtgtgtgtgtgtgggtgtgtgtgtgtgtgtatgagatgTTGAAGTGAGTGTGCACtgccacacaaacaccacacacacccacacacacacacacacacacacacacatctgctctctgaacaataaacaaatgtttatttagtCTTCACTTCCCTGTTTCCTGCTTCATGCGAGTGTTAACATGTGACCTCTTCACTcttgtgcacacacaacacccacacacaccacacacacaccacacacacacaccacacacacaccacacacacaacaggaggCAGCATATTGAACGAGGAGCTGATGATGAGTAACAATGTCCTTACCTGACCCACCTCGTCTCTCTGTCACCGACGGGCGTCTGAACTCACCAGCTGCCATTTATTTACTTATGGTTGATTTAACATCAGTTTCCTTCCTTCagggttgtttgtgtgtgtgtgtgtgttgtgtgtgtgtgtgttggtgtgtgtgtgcgccaaaTTAAGGGACCTTAAGTCATTTCATTATTACACACAGCTTCGGTCTGGGTCAGGTATAATGACGTTTTAATGGTGAATTGGGTCTGCAgctgactttgttttcattaaaacaagCTGTGAGCGTATTTtctgtaataataatctaatgatgAGTGAAAGGAGTCACTCTTAGTGATGAGCTGCAGACGATTAACACCGAAAATGAGTCGTGCTACTAATCAAGATCAAATATTGGAGCAATATTGGATGAAATATGGAGGTACAATCGTCACCTGACGATTGTACCTCCAATATTTGCTCTCGATTAGTAGCAGTGAGGAGACGAGGCTGGTGCCAATTTTGGAGGTACAATCATCAGGTGACGATCATCAGGTGATGATTGTACCTCCAATATTTGCTCTCGATTGGTAGCACGACTCGAATGACGATGTTGCAGTGACAGCACTTTTAGCAGTTAATGAACTGTTGGTTTCAGCTCTGGTTGAAAACACGGTGGAGCAGTCAGAAGATCAGATTTCAAATAAACCGTCCAGGATAGTGGACCCGTTTACTGGAACCTAAAAGGGTTATAGGCGTTTTCTGTCAGTTAACTCAATGACGACACGGCTGCAAACTTTTGCTTTCACTTTATAACGTCGGTTTcctgtgggattttttttttttttttgtagatttgcATCGTCAACTTGTTGACAACCGGTGCTTTCACTTTAACTTCTTCTGATTTAGAAACTCTCCAAACTTTCCTAATCCAGGCACCTAGAGCTTTATTACAGTGTCGACCTGAAGGCAGAGAATCTGAGCTGGTTAAACTACAAACACTTCAGACAGATGAAAACTCTCAGTGGTAGTCTGACATATCGTCTTTAGCTCTGTTAATTTGGCTCCAGTCAAACCACGAACTGAAACATCTCAACGAGGAGTCTGCTCGTTAGCTGTGGATTGTTGTGGATGGATGACCGATGATCCACGGATCAGAGCGACCACACAGAAACCTGTGgctgacgtcacggatacgctgtccattctttatactgtcagtggttacTGAATATCCATTAGTCCGTCCACTGTAGTGGTATTTTATTGACCAAATCCTTCAATGTCCCATCgtctttgttcttttcattgtaaacagataaacaaattCTCAAACCTTCTTCTGAGTCTGATTTCATTTGATGATCTATTCTTAATCCAGTTATGTGATGTATATATATCATCATTTTATGTATGCATCACTTCCTGTACCCTCGAGGACAGATGGAAACCACAAGCGACGCCctgtccacctccacctccacctccacctccaccgtTCAGCTGTTGCTCTCTATATCGTCAAACTGTTGGTGTTTCTCTCTGGCAAACATCGCGTTCGGTCGGTCCGTTGGCCGGTCCGTTGGTCGCTCTGCTTCCGGGCGCTCCCTCCCTGTTGTTGCTTTATTGCATTTCTCAGTTGCCGGGGGTTCAATAAAGCTCTTTATCTGTTTGTGAAGACGCTTCTCGCCTCTCGCTCCCACCGCCGCACTTTTTAATTTCCTGACTGGCTATCTGCTCgacgtgagagagagaggacaacaCACTGACTCCTTATTGTTTGACTCGGGGTGTAACCAGGGCGACAGGTGGttgaaaaacatcaacacattcAGACAAAGTCTCTTTTTTAACCAATGACGCAGTTTGAGTAACGACGCCATGAAACGTccagtagctttttttttttttgaccgcCTGATTCGATTTCTGACGTCGTTTAAGGGCTCAGATTTATCAGAAATCATTTTAAGGTCCATTTACTGTCAGAAGTCTCTTTACTGATTGTTCTGATAGTTGCCGTGCAGCTGAACACAGCAACCCTGGAAAACAAAAGACGGTAGCGAGCGTTGGTTCTTTAAATGAAGtccagttgtcatgaacggggaaattagctacagagaccaaaactgttttttgtaccaggctgtaaacatgtttatttctgctgtgaagttggacatttgaacatggggacttatggagactgactcacttctggagccagcctcaagtggacctTAGAGGAACTACAACCgcgatgtttaaaaaaacttctTCCCCTCTCTGGTTTTTCTCTCCGCAGACGTGCTGAACGACGCGATATTTGACGAAGACCACGACGAGATGGTGATCGTCAAAGACATCGACATGTTCTCCATGTGCGAGCATCACCTGGTGCCCATCTTCGGCCGGGTGAGAGCAGCACACGCCGACACAAAACGCCAACGCCGTGTTCTGGTTACAGGAACGAGGGACTTTTTTTAGAGAAATGAAAGTGATAGCATCAAATCAAAAAGAGAAagtagatgatg
The Larimichthys crocea isolate SSNF chromosome VIII, L_crocea_2.0, whole genome shotgun sequence genome window above contains:
- the gch1 gene encoding GTP cyclohydrolase 1 is translated as MRRRTAGTADPVLFNGHLTGRFDSGPCVRRSAEAPATGTVRRSDPQPPGAEVDPHRPAASSVMESWREERTRSVEDNEMSLPAIAAAYTTILRGLGEDPQRQGLLKTPWRAATAMQFFTKGYQETIIDVLNDAIFDEDHDEMVIVKDIDMFSMCEHHLVPIFGRVHIGYLPNKRVLGLSKLARIVEIYSRRLQVQERLTKQIAVAITEALQPTGVGVVIEATHMCMVMRGVQKMNSKTVTSTMLGVFREDPKTRDEFLRLIRS